A single genomic interval of Malania oleifera isolate guangnan ecotype guangnan chromosome 11, ASM2987363v1, whole genome shotgun sequence harbors:
- the LOC131168292 gene encoding F-box protein At2g32560-like, which yields MLFFLISCFSFILLSKSFSHKPPPSWRAEMRLLAHELWEEFPSFLVSWFQKSRLGIKSFRVPTITQLKKMSPSSQAENVEPAEERISLLDLPELTLECIFEQLSPAGLCSMAGACTSLRDRCRSDHLWKKHMKRKWGRLIGDVAYREWQWYIASRERTSLLDQSKHRGLFASLLKLWPLSWFRCNLDACTEPKSCLPVDSIMAWYLSLESGKFWFPAQVYNRESGHVGFLLSCYDADLSYDFCTDTFRARYSLHGRQTIEENIQWDRLRAPPVNTPAHVLHVSDCLNDLKPGDHVEIQWRRNREFPYGWWYGVVGHLKSCDENENNCRCHTSGMVILEFNQYSPDSRWRQTVINRKDHREEGNDVDGFYGGIRKLYKEEEISTWKRLRPTQVLE from the exons ATGCTTTTCTTCTTGATATCTTGCTTCTCTTTCATCCTGCTTTCCAAGTCCTTCTCTCACAAGCCCCCTCCTTCATGGAGGGCGGAGATGAGATTGTTGGCTCATGAGCTTTGGGAAGAATTTCCAAGTTTTTTGGTGTCGTGGTTCCAAAAAAGTAGGCTTGGTATTAAGTCCTTCAGAGTTCCTACAATCACACAATTGAAGAAGATGAGTCCTAGTTCACAAGCAGAGAATGTCGAGCCTGCGGAAGAGAGGATTTCTCTTCTAGACTTGCCTGAATTGACCTTGGAATGCATCTTTGAGCAGCTTTCACCGGCTGGGTTATGTAGTATGGCAGGAGCTTGTACTTCTTTGAGGGATAGGTGTAGGAGTGACCATCTGTGGAAGAAACACATGAAGAGGAAATGGGGTAGATTGATTGGTGATGTAGCTTATCGAGAATGGCAATGGTATATTGCTTCAAGAGAGAGAACAAGCCTATTGGATCAAAGCAAGCACAGAGGCTTATTTGCATCACTTCTTAAGTTATGGCCTCTTTCATGGTTTAGATGCAATTTAGATGCTTGTACAGAGCCAAAGAGTTGTCTACCTGTTGATTCAATCATGGCTTGGTATCTGTCCCTTGAGAGTGGCAAGTTCTGGTTCCCAGCTCAGGTTTATAACCGTGAG AGTGGACATGTTGGGTTTTTGTTGTCGTGTTATGATGCAGACCTCAGCTATGATTTCTGCACTGACACTTTCCGGGCAAG GTACTCATTACATGGACGGCAAACAATAGAGGAAAATATTCAGTGGGATAGGCTAAGAGCACCACCGGTCAACACTCCTGCCCATGTCCTACATGTCTCTGACTGTCTAAATGACTTAAAACCTGGAGATCATGTTGAGATTCAATGGAGACGAAACAGAGAGTTCCCTTATG GTTGGTGGTATGGGGTTGTTGGCCACTTGAAATCATGTGATGAGAATGAAAATAATTGCCGTTGTCACACTAGTG GCATGGTAATACTGGAATTCAACCAGTACAGCCCTGACTCACGATGGAGACAAACAGTGATAAATAGGAAAGACCATCGGGAAGAAGGCAATGATGTAGATGGCTTTTATGGAGGGATAAGAAAGCTTTACAAGGAGGAGGAGATATCAACGTGGAAGCGCCTTCGGCCAACCCAAGTGTTGGAATAG